Genomic segment of Buteo buteo unplaced genomic scaffold, bButBut1.hap1.1 HAP1_SCAFFOLD_56, whole genome shotgun sequence:
AGATAATGGCACGGCTCCAAGCATACGGCAGGCCTTAGCACAAGATGAGCATTAGCCAAAatctgagcaggagctgggtaACCAGTTGCAGCTCCACGGGTCCCTTCCgacctccaccctcctgtgcaactctgtgccttgctttcactcctaaagcacctgaactcaGCCCTCGTGCCCGCCggcaaggatgctgggacaaggcacgatcccaaactcctccccgaggggtcatccccaaacagcagctgcccgCTCCAGAACAGCCGATGGCGGACacagtcagaagagagaaaaaccgtTTTATTGAGAACATTAACTGCGGTGGGGGGCGGGCCCAGGGCTCACAGGGGTTCAGCCAGTAACAGGAAAACGGCACCTACAAGGACAGAGTCAGAGAGCGCTGCTGAATGCACAGcggcaggaagaggcagggtttggttgccctctctctggggaacaccgttgacgaggaattgctcatagcccagaagagagcgaGCTACGGCTGGCATTGCcgaggggagggctctggcgccttatccccacggggaatgcccttagagagctgtgcgcgcgcagagatgcacagggcccctgtgccacgcagcagggctcgatggggagcccctggggagcggccacggggttcttgccagaccctgcgcagcagcagagcctggtacacacctgggcttcTCGACCTGCCGgaccttcctgcatcttttccgTTTGCGATCCCCCAATacgttttctctcttcctcttctttttttctgcacagctttcatctccccaggcctgtttcctccttcggttccttctcttttccttgtcccgaggagagcctgcaaacctttccatcccacagtgtGCTTAGATAGGTAAGGCCACGATCCAGCGgagacagttctgattttaaccCAAAGTGACtcgttttaccttctttcctctgaaaggctgcccaGTTGTTGCGGGCGTagcaggggctctgccgtgctctcgagggtggctggaggcaaagctggaggtgcctAAACCAGAATTGTTGGAGTTcaggggtggcaagggacggcctggagtagtaagggACTGCTTGCCAAATTACCACCTTAGCtctctggggaagatgctgctttgcatcatccatccacattttgcacagtccacctgccccaaaacagacttgatgaaactgtgatgaagtaggatcCGAGCAAAAGCCCTCTCAAGTTGACAGCTACTCCCCGCTgtctttttgtaggtatttggttggattaagcacatgcttaatgcatttgagaaaggacctttccagttttccatacAACGTATGACTccgtgggggaggaggaggaaccccaaacacacaagccATCGGCTGGCCGGAGGAGGCCCAGCAGCTACTTGGCCTCCTCAGAAACTACCCTCCTACCCGAGAGACactgtcacggtgcttgtggagcagagctgacataCCTCTGTCGTTTTGGACTCCGCCACcatgtctcccccagctcctttgaggacacccagagagggggatgcatgcagaatggcttctgcctggtggccctggtctcctctgcctgcagggccactttgctcttccaaaggcaggtctagaaagcaaaaccatgtgcagcagtgacgCCTTGGAAGTAGcacacctaaagcaaaacccaccccaagccctacACCGGTTTTCTTCTTGAcgttgaggtttctggtatcccgagccccagcctgggacagccctcagttcctcctcatacctgtggctccgtccATGGGGGCTGGCGACTCCCcagctgatggacaggagcggccagccacctcctccccaacaaTGTCGCCGcaattttcaatcataaacagcGCCAGcgtgttcacctgcacacatcaaacccttgctctcaacccagctgcctgaagttgtcccaagcagcctttcccactcccgacccttgcctctgcacagatggctgtggctgcggggctgcctttgcaggcagccaccccaccggcatttgctcaagggagggggcagccagggacctctgagcagccaagctcggatgggccggcaaggctgcagccggcttgccaacacagcgcaccttctcggtcacctccagcatggcctggagcgggagcaggtcctcgtcgggtgggctcagcaggtttggcccaaggcagatggccaggttgctgcagctcatcctgctggtggctgcgttgcggccgatgtgctggaggagggacagcagccgcttgaggaggaagaggttggctgcaggcaacttctcggccaccctgagggaacagggacACTAGGttgacaaagcagattttgcccAGGCCTGTTGtccaaggcaggggggagccagcggctgagttgcccagctttccaggtgctctcagccagcggccagggctcctgctcaacaggcaggctgctgcccgcacttacgctttcagctcggagaccttctcctccttgctggtcctctccatggctgccatccagtcctcgtagaggtgggtcaccagcagcttgtcggggatgcttcggaggaagtcctgcaatgccaagggctctgggtgagcctttgaagtttccaggccggccaggagctcctccagccgcaggtcagaagcgctcaccttcaagacggCGGCCAGCAGGAGTGCAGGCTGGTTGCCCAGGTCGACATCGGCGTCGCggtccagggcctcccgcagctcccgaaGTTCCGTCCCGCTGGCAGCTTTGCGGAATATCCCCTCCGTCGACGGTCCTTCCCggcgcaggacagccagcagctcctgcaggagaggcaggaggacagttgcttggctgaggagctgccttccgacagcggtggccagagcactgccccagagcgggctccttgctgggggtgaagagcccaagccgccatccccggagctcctggggacgcCCGTGTCCCCTGTggagcagccggagggagggcTCCTACCGCCTCTAGGGAgcatctggagggctggggacccccccggccaggctggcttacctggatgggccggggcagggagccgtcctccccgcagagggctgccaggggctggccaaagagcgccctgctgcagccagagcccacctgccctggcgcctgggcagcggccggggtcctccgatgagcaaagggccagggcagccccctcctcttcctcctcctgctgctgctccctcctgctgcaaaggaaagccgaGCAAGAGCCCGTCAACGGAGACCGCCAGGCCAGCGCTCccggggcctgccctgcccgcagcgtggtgctgagcggtgcagcaggacgggcagggagccagcagctggacctccgagctccagctcagcagctccagttgggaggctcctgagagccggcacgccaccaggagaggagagcctggcccagccctcgccctgtcctcctccaagctgtgggcagcagcagaggctccgtgtccccgcagaaccacgtccagcggccgctgcccagcgggtgtccgtccttccttccttcctcctggaggtgacatcctgcctcgggctgcccaacctgcatggcgacactcgagggacaagtgagcacagctccagcgctTGCAGGAGCTTACCGTTCTTCCCGAAACTCACCCGGTGCGTGGCAAAGTCCCCCTCCGCTGCTCGGCGGGACCGTCggaggcccttgcttgggaccagcctgcaagaaccaggctgcgctcagagagcagccccgcggcgcaaagggccgccggcgagctgccagccggcaccggcagcctgagcgtggcagagccgggaccctctgccctcccgggctctctgccccgcggggcaggtttccccccagcaccgccggcCAGGATGTGCCGGCATTCCCGgcggctccccaaccctctccgctccccgagcggcaccacccttccctccatccctcaccccactg
This window contains:
- the LOC142027785 gene encoding T-cell activation Rho GTPase-activating protein-like translates to MRTGPPSSSSGPAAPASPLSGECHGRAGDVPKHTRTIAPGQVGSGCSRALFGQPLAALCGEDGSLPRPIQELLAVLRREGPSTEGIFRKAASGTELRELREALDRDADVDLGNQPALLLAAVLKDFLRSIPDKLLVTHLYEDWMAAMERTSKEEKVSELKAVAEKLPAANLFLLKRLLSLLQHIGRNAATSRMSCSNLAICLGPNLLSPPDEDLLPLQAMLEVTEKTCLWKSKVALQAEETRATRQKPFCMHPPLWVSSKELGETWWRSPKRQRHLQLCLQPPSRARQSPCYARNNWAAFQRKEGKTSHFGLKSELSPLDRGLTYLSTLWDGKVCRLSSGQGKEKEPKEETGLGR